A stretch of the Papaver somniferum cultivar HN1 chromosome 6, ASM357369v1, whole genome shotgun sequence genome encodes the following:
- the LOC113287157 gene encoding coatomer subunit epsilon-1-like has protein sequence MATPDHLFSLRNNFYLGAYQAAINNSDIPNLSQEDSIERDSLVYRSYIALGSYQLVISEIDSSAPTPLQAVKLLASYLSGPEQKENTISSLKEWLGDSTIGNNPVLRLIAGIIFMHEQDYNEALKHTNTGGTMELHALNVQIFLKMYRSDFAEKQLKIMQQIDEDHTLTQLANAWLNLAVGGSKIQEAYLIFQDFSEKYPMTGLILNGKAVCCMHMGHFDEAESLLLEALNKDAKDAETLANLIVCSLHLGKQSSRYLSQLKLSHPDHMLVKRTSADEESFDRALQTVA, from the exons ATGGCAACTCCTGATCATCTTTTTAGCCTTCGTAACAACTTCTATTTGGGTGCTTATCAAGCTGCCATTAACAACAGTGATATCCCTAATCTCTCTCAAGAAGATTCAATTGAAAGAGATTCTCTTGTTTACAGATCTTACATTGCTCTTGGTAGTTATCAG CTTGTGATCAGTGAGATTGATTCTTCTGCACCTACGCCCCTCCAGGCAGTTAAATTGCTTGCGTCATATCTTTCTGGTCCTGAGCAAAAG GAAAACACGATCTCAAGTTTGAAAGAGTGGTTGGGTGATTCGACAATTGGAAACAATCCTGTATTGAGGCTGATTGCTGGAATCATATTCATGCATGAACAAGACTACAATGAGGCTCTTAAACATACCAACACTGGAGGAACTATGGAGCT GCATGCGCTGAATGTTCAGATATTCCTTAAGATGTATAGGTCGGATTTCGCAGAGAAACAGCTAAAAATCATGCAACAGATTGATGAGGATCACACTCTGACCCAGCTTGCTAATGCATGGTTGAACCTTGCAGTG GGTGGATCAAAGATACAGGAAGCATATCTTATTTTCCAAGATTTCTCTGAGAAGTATCCCATGACAGGACTGATCCTCAACGGGAAGGCCGTGTGTTGCATGCATATGGGTCACTTTGACGAAGCAGAGTCATTGCTGCTGGAAGCACTGAACAAG GATGCAAAGGACGCTGAAACTCTGGCCAACCTCATTGTCTGCAGTCTTCACCTAGGGAAACAATCATCTCGTTACCTAAG CCAACTGAAGCTGTCTCATCCTGATCACATGCTTGTTAAACGCACGTCTGCTGATGAAGAGAGCTTCGATAGGGCCCTTCAAACTGTCGCTTAA